A window of Carassius gibelio isolate Cgi1373 ecotype wild population from Czech Republic chromosome A3, carGib1.2-hapl.c, whole genome shotgun sequence genomic DNA:
GTCTGCTGATGTGGCTGTGATTGTAAGAGATGATGTCTTACTAGGTATTGATCCAAGTCTTTACAGTTCTCACAATCACAATTTAGCGTATGCATTTCcaaaacatttttctgaaaaacatgAGAACGAAGTGTCAAATTACTTAAaagagtttaaaatgtaaaataaaacgagAATTAAACTTCAAATTTTCAAGTCAGTAAAGTCGATCACTAAATAACAGTACCACTTTGAGGAACACATAGCATGTACAATGTCTAACCATGTAATACTAATCTATGCCTACACAGAAGAAAGCCATTTGTTAGCCGAGTTGACTGAAGGTAGAatgtatctctttttttttttacatcattttctATTTGTACCTTTATAAGTTTTCCCAGATGTACCCCACTGGATAAAATGTCTTTTCTCCATGCTCCTTCTGGTTTGTTGTCTCTGATGAAATCCTCCGGTGTCTGCCAGAAGTCTTCTGTTCTTATGCATCTCCCACAGTGCCCTGGAATAACAACACTGAAGCTCTGTAACATAATAACCTGAGTTAAAGAAACTCTTTTAGCTCTGCATTAAACCAAGATGTATTTGAGCACACAAGTCACACATAAACGTCACTGCAGTAGATATTAAATATCAAAGTGGCACTTGCAAGTAAAAGCTGCCAGAGCTTCACTTGTCTTCATTGATGCTCAGCTGgtgttttggtgattttttttgGTGGCATACTTTGTTTAAAGTATAAGTGTGCTAACATTCTTTAGAAGAAATGACactttgtttgatattttgtacCTGCAATGACTTCAAGGCATTTTTATATGTGCATAAAATGTGtgcaaatattataaatgtaaaacatatttaaccaacacataatgcataataatatatttgtagcaattttTTAAATGTCCTCTCACAGACCTGTGGCAAAGCGGTATTTGTGTAGGACGCCAGAGCCAGAACCACAGGTAACAGGTAGGGTTGGACCTTCAAACACGCTCATGTCAATGATATCTTCATCATTCTCTTCAACAACTCCTCCATTGTTATTATCGTTCCTGCCATTTGATTCTACAACAAATGCAGGAATAGTGAAATAGAAAACTGCTGATATTAATGAGCGTATTGTCTGGTTATGGCTCACTATTATACTGACCAGAGCAGGAGGGCAAGAGCGTACTCTGACACTGTTAACATTAAGAGATGCGTGTCAGTGACGGGAAATAGGAAACGCTCCCACAACCCTGTTTATCTGAGATCCTGTGTCCTAAACATCTGAGCTAAATCTCTGTCTGAATTATTATGATTTTGTTAATGTAAAGTCATCATAAGAGGATCTAACCTTTCTTTTTCTGAGTCTTACAGCAACAGGTGAGGATTCAGGAGTATCAATCTGTGCAACAGACAGAGATTGAGTGAATATACGAGAACATaataaaattatcattattttactaaatatatGTCATTTTTGTGCTAGTTGGTTACAAAAACAGTCAAACCCGTTTATTCTTAACCCGGCTTGGTTTAAAGGATGACAGAAGTCCAGCCTATGGATGGAAGATGTGTTCAGTTTATCATCACTGATAGATGTTATCGTTTACTCAAATtaacattcaaatattaaaatgtacaaataatggAATCATAAAATCATATTCTGTTAAATACCAACATTATTAATTTGAGCATTAATTGAATGCTAGATATAATCACTCTTGATTGtggattatttaaattatttatgcaCCTCTATGAGTTTCTGGAGAGGAATATTATCACTGACGATGCTGGTCTTCCATTTTTTGCATCTCTCCTTTCCTCCGAACCTCTCAAATTCGTTGGGCTTGAACCACTGGCCTTCGCTGAAGATGCACTTCTCCACTGAAAACAgataaatcattattttagcaATGCAACAGTAAGCGTTTTTGAACATGCCTGGATGCTCCAGAAATGTTTTCAAGGCATTCTTCAACAAGTGACTCTTCACATGGATATTAAACTTTACTGCATCTCTTAATTGTTTGCACCTACTGCCATTATATTTCTCCACATGCAGGACGCCGTCTTTATCTCCACATGTGACAGGAACTTCAGATTTGTTTCCAAATGTTTCTCTGGAATACAGGGTGGAGTCTGAAACAAACATCACAAATATTGATTTTCACTATTATACAGATATTCCAGTTccattaaaccattttttttcttttttgccattcAAATTTAAACTGAGCTTCAAATCAAACACACTTTGGTACCTTCGGCTTTTCTCTTCTTGTTTGTACAGATGGAAGATGGCTTTATCTGTTTACAGTTACGTTTCcttttttccccttgttttcCGTCCTTTGGGCTGTTGTTCTCACTCTCACTGCCAGATCCTGTGCTGCTCTCAGATTCAGAGTCAGATTCTGATTTTGAATCAGATTCGGAGTCAGATTCTGATTTTGAATCAGATTCGGAGTCAGATTCTGATTTTGAATCAGATTCGGAGTCAGATTCTGATTTTGAATCAGATTCGGAGTCAGATGTTTTGTCTACGTCTATCTCTCCATCCATGTCCTGtggttctctgaaaaaaaaacaaaaaacaaccttTGCACTTTTAAACATGATCATGTGAACTTGCTTTTTGTTCATGTAATGATGAATCAAATTATGTTACAAAGATGAGCATGACATGCGACATGAAACATGAACTTGTCTATAAATAGTAGTTTAccgataaattaaaataattactttataatgaaataaattcagtttaaGGGAAAATATGAATATTGACTAATGGTCATTGTAAAAAGCactgattttaacattaaaatgtataatacaacAAATGTACATATAGTTACAAATTGAacctagactggactattgtaatgcacttctaggtgtttgtcctgcttcgtcaataaacaagctacaggtagtccaaaatacaacagctagagtccttaccaggtcaaga
This region includes:
- the LOC127946101 gene encoding nuclear body protein SP140-like protein isoform X3 is translated as MTCKEPQDMDGEIDVDKTSDSESDSKSESDSESDSKSESDSESDSKSESDSESDSKSESDSESESSTGSGSESENNSPKDGKQGEKRKRNCKQIKPSSICTNKKRKAEDSTLYSRETFGNKSEVPVTCGDKDGVLHVEKYNGMEKCIFSEGQWFKPNEFERFGGKERCKKWKTSIVSDNIPLQKLIEAGLLSSFKPSRVKNKRIDTPESSPVAVRLRKRKCQSTLLPSCSESNGRNDNNNGGVVEENDEDIIDMSVFEGPTLPVTCGSGSGVLHKYRFATGHCGRCIRTEDFWQTPEDFIRDNKPEGAWRKDILSSGVHLGKLIKKNVLEMHTLNCDCENCKDLDQYLNDDVCFICDSEGDLVCCDDCPRAFHSHCHLPAVPEDSPGSQWSCTFCVMMKRESSGQKTQQDVLSSPISQYTLHCQYLLLHLLHESMSDPCAKGPGFSENICGPMMLGRVKLNLQNNDYQTVREFVSDIEYVFHHCTAKRDNDFSRMTSRLTELLEIIFKLL
- the LOC127946101 gene encoding nuclear body protein SP140-like protein isoform X4, coding for MNTAGEPQDMDGEIDVDKTSDSESDSKSESDSESESSTGSGSESENNSPKDGKQGEKRKRNCKQIKPSSICTNKKRKAEDSTLYSRETFGNKSEVPVTCGDKDGVLHVEKYNGMEKCIFSEGQWFKPNEFERFGGKERCKKWKTSIVSDNIPLQKLIEAGLLSSFKPSRVKNKRIDTPESSPVAVRLRKRKCQSTLLPSCSESNGRNDNNNGGVVEENDEDIIDMSVFEGPTLPVTCGSGSGVLHKYRFATGHCGRCIRTEDFWQTPEDFIRDNKPEGAWRKDILSSGVHLGKLIKKNVLEMHTLNCDCENCKDLDQYLNDDVCFICDSEGDLVCCDDCPRAFHSHCHLPAVPEDSPGSQWSCTFCVMMKRESSGQKTQQDVLSSPISQYTLHCQYLLLHLLHESMSDPCAKGPGFSENICGPMMLGRVKLNLQNNDYQTVREFVSDIEYVFHHCTAKRDNDFSRMTSRLTELLEIIFKLL
- the LOC127946101 gene encoding nuclear body protein SP140-like protein isoform X2; this translates as MNTAGEPQDMDGEIDVDKTSDSESDSKSESDSESDSKSESDSESDSKSESDSESDSKSESDSESESSTGSGSESENNSPKDGKQGEKRKRNCKQIKPSSICTNKKRKAEDSTLYSRETFGNKSEVPVTCGDKDGVLHVEKYNGMEKCIFSEGQWFKPNEFERFGGKERCKKWKTSIVSDNIPLQKLIEAGLLSSFKPSRVKNKRIDTPESSPVAVRLRKRKCQSTLLPSCSESNGRNDNNNGGVVEENDEDIIDMSVFEGPTLPVTCGSGSGVLHKYRFATGHCGRCIRTEDFWQTPEDFIRDNKPEGAWRKDILSSGVHLGKLIKKNVLEMHTLNCDCENCKDLDQYLNDDVCFICDSEGDLVCCDECPRAFHSHCHLPAVPEDSPGSQWSCTFCVMMKRESSGQKTQQDVLSSPISQYTLHCQYLLLHLLHESMSDPCAKGPGFSENICGPMMLGRVKLNLQNNDYQTVREFVSDIEYVFHHCTAKRDNDFSRMTSRLTELLEIIFKLL
- the LOC127946101 gene encoding nuclear body protein SP140-like protein isoform X1, which gives rise to MNTAGEPQDMDGEIDVDKTSDSESDSKSESDSESDSKSESDSESDSKSESDSESDSKSESDSESESSTGSGSESENNSPKDGKQGEKRKRNCKQIKPSSICTNKKRKAEDSTLYSRETFGNKSEVPVTCGDKDGVLHVEKYNGMEKCIFSEGQWFKPNEFERFGGKERCKKWKTSIVSDNIPLQKLIEAGLLSSFKPSRVKNKRIDTPESSPVAVRLRKRKCQSTLLPSCSESNGRNDNNNGGVVEENDEDIIDMSVFEGPTLPVTCGSGSGVLHKYRFATGHCGRCIRTEDFWQTPEDFIRDNKPEGAWRKDILSSGVHLGKLIKKNVLEMHTLNCDCENCKDLDQYLNDDVCFICDSEGDLVCCDDCPRAFHSHCHLPAVPEDSPGSQWSCTFCVMMKRESSGQKTQQDVLSSPISQYTLHCQYLLLHLLHESMSDPCAKGPGFSENICGPMMLGRVKLNLQNNDYQTVREFVSDIEYVFHHCTAKRDNDFSRMTSRLTELLEIIFKLL
- the LOC127946101 gene encoding nuclear body protein SP140-like protein isoform X5, translated to MNTAGEPQDMDGEIDVDKTSDSESDSKSESDSESDSKSESDSESDSKSESDSESDSKSESDSESESSTGSGSESENNSPKDGKQGEKRKRNCKQIKPSSICTNKKRKAEDSTLYSRETFGNKSEVPVTCGDKDGVLHVEKYNGMEKCIFSEGQWFKPNEFERFGGKERCKKWKTSIVSDNIPLQKLIEAGLLSSFKPSRVKNKRIDTPESSPVAVRLRKRKCQSTLLPSCSESNGRNDNNNGGVVEENDEDIIDMSVFEGPTLPVTCGSGSGVLHKYRFATGHCGRCIRTEDFWQTPEDFIRDNKPEGAWRKDILSSGVHLGKLIKKNVLEMHTLNCDCENCKDLDQYLNDDVCFICDSEGDLVCCDDCPRAFHSHCHLPAVPEDSPGSQWSCTFCVMKKMKSSGQKTQQDVLSCPVLYQRQES